The Sorangiineae bacterium MSr11367 genome window below encodes:
- a CDS encoding AraC family transcriptional regulator — MVSLLEALTYQQGMQPSALPGVNLMRADTMCRQPVVYEPSIVIIAQGRKIGYVGERLYTYDANNYLVLSVPLPFECETYAAPGEPLLGLSISVSLGMLGELLLEMDDRTPSTETISSIYATPLTEELTGAAVRLLEALRSPAESRILGPQIVREITYRVLCGEQSGALRAVATRQGHFAQIGKVLRRIHENYAEAFQVEDLAREASMSVTTFHQHFRAVTSTTPLQYVKTIRLHKARLLMAQQGVSANSAARSVGYESASQFSREFKRFFGDTPSEEAARMRAFLA, encoded by the coding sequence ATGGTTTCGCTACTGGAGGCGCTGACGTACCAACAAGGCATGCAGCCGTCGGCCCTGCCGGGTGTAAACCTGATGCGGGCAGACACCATGTGCCGGCAGCCGGTCGTGTACGAACCGAGCATCGTGATCATCGCGCAAGGACGAAAAATTGGGTACGTGGGCGAGCGTCTTTATACGTATGACGCGAACAACTACTTGGTGCTCTCGGTCCCGCTGCCGTTCGAATGCGAGACGTACGCCGCGCCCGGTGAACCGCTGCTCGGCCTCAGCATTTCGGTGAGCCTAGGCATGCTGGGTGAGCTGCTGCTGGAGATGGACGACCGCACGCCCAGCACGGAAACGATCTCCAGCATCTATGCGACCCCGCTGACCGAGGAGCTCACGGGTGCGGCGGTTCGCCTTTTGGAAGCGTTGCGATCGCCCGCGGAGAGCCGCATCCTCGGTCCGCAGATCGTGCGCGAGATCACGTACCGCGTGCTCTGCGGCGAGCAGAGTGGCGCGCTTCGCGCGGTCGCCACGCGACAAGGGCACTTCGCACAAATTGGCAAGGTGCTGCGCCGCATTCACGAGAACTACGCAGAAGCCTTTCAGGTCGAAGACTTGGCGCGCGAAGCCAGCATGAGCGTGACCACGTTTCATCAGCACTTCCGGGCGGTGACCTCGACGACGCCGTTGCAATACGTGAAGACGATCCGCCTTCACAAGGCGCGGCTGCTCATGGCGCAACAAGGGGTCAGCGCCAATTCCGCGGCACGGAGCGTGGGCTACGAGAGTGCTTCGCAATTCAGCCGCGAATTCAAACGATTCTTCGGCGACACGCCGTCGGAAGAAGCAGCCCGAATGCGTGCGTTCCTCGCGTAA
- a CDS encoding SDR family NAD(P)-dependent oxidoreductase, whose translation MIDKTVLITGATSSIALLTARELATLGAQVIITGRDVRRGDRAAQELRRSASHDRVHFIRADTATLDQHRDLAEAVSVRFPRLDVLINHVEVSYERRWETEDGHEATLATNLLGPHALTSGLMPLLRKGHDARIINVTSDAFATIMRDPFDDVHAKRHYDGLEVFARSKMLRILWTFALARKLESSQVVVNAADSNNRWHTASNASVFLAMADARTGVTGTYYEDSGKPARNTMRTLDVEDQDRAWELCTSLTGSHLGVTPESPPPRSSGGSGGETPTFPRSTVRVSKTAKSSWL comes from the coding sequence ATGATCGACAAGACCGTCCTCATTACCGGCGCAACGTCGAGCATCGCATTGCTCACCGCACGGGAGCTTGCGACGCTCGGCGCGCAGGTGATCATCACGGGACGTGATGTGCGACGGGGCGATCGTGCCGCACAAGAGCTGCGTCGCTCCGCCAGTCACGATCGGGTGCATTTCATCCGGGCCGATACCGCCACCCTCGATCAACATCGCGACCTCGCGGAAGCGGTGTCGGTGCGCTTCCCGCGACTCGATGTGCTCATCAACCACGTCGAGGTGTCGTACGAACGGCGGTGGGAAACGGAAGATGGCCACGAGGCCACCCTGGCGACGAATCTGCTTGGCCCCCACGCACTCACATCGGGGTTGATGCCCCTGCTCCGCAAAGGGCATGACGCGCGCATCATCAACGTCACCTCGGATGCGTTCGCGACCATCATGCGCGACCCGTTCGACGACGTTCACGCCAAGCGCCACTACGACGGGCTCGAGGTGTTCGCCCGCTCGAAGATGCTGCGCATTCTTTGGACCTTCGCACTGGCCCGAAAGCTCGAGTCCTCGCAGGTGGTGGTCAACGCAGCCGATTCGAACAATCGGTGGCACACGGCGTCGAATGCCTCGGTCTTTCTGGCGATGGCCGACGCACGCACGGGCGTCACGGGCACGTACTACGAGGACTCGGGCAAGCCCGCCCGCAACACCATGCGAACGCTCGACGTCGAAGACCAGGATCGGGCGTGGGAACTTTGCACGTCGCTCACCGGTTCGCACTTGGGGGTAACCCCGGAATCGCCGCCACCGCGCTCCTCAGGTGGAAGCGGTGGGGAGACACCTACCTTCCCCCGTTCCACGGTGCGCGTCTCCAAGACGGCAAAATCGAGTTGGCTGTAA
- a CDS encoding rhomboid family intramembrane serine protease produces MSNAQEETEEYVAPREKAGAYAGAPFTLFATVACILVFLGELWLSLAPEMDWSQLGKILFDIPRPVVLAFGANNATSTLYEGRIDTLVTSCFVHFGVLHMLFNLYMLRVVGSFLEHEVGTGRTSVLYLGSGIVANMVSALYHGWYDQGQGLLVGASGALWGLIGGAFILGYRTHGWKSMLTLIMGIWLVISFSLGWWKPEHFDNPVHIGGAVAGAIIAVAWRPGRESETLRRISTGLVIATVVVSSMAVVYFDFNRPFATMEVAQRLAFAQRAVHLGACDEAWAAVRTARRTTPRAPDVLQAVQYVRAHCGHDPHVPLDGSGASR; encoded by the coding sequence GTGTCAAACGCTCAGGAGGAGACCGAAGAGTACGTAGCGCCGCGCGAGAAGGCCGGCGCCTATGCCGGCGCGCCCTTCACGCTGTTCGCGACCGTGGCCTGCATCCTCGTGTTCCTCGGCGAACTGTGGCTTTCGCTGGCGCCCGAGATGGACTGGTCGCAGCTGGGCAAGATCCTCTTCGATATTCCTCGCCCCGTGGTGTTGGCCTTCGGTGCCAACAACGCCACCTCCACGCTCTACGAAGGGCGCATCGACACGCTGGTGACCTCGTGCTTCGTGCACTTCGGCGTGCTGCACATGCTCTTCAACCTGTACATGCTGCGGGTCGTCGGATCGTTTCTCGAGCATGAGGTCGGAACGGGGCGCACGAGCGTGCTCTACCTTGGTTCGGGCATCGTCGCCAACATGGTGAGCGCGCTCTACCATGGGTGGTACGATCAGGGGCAGGGGCTACTCGTAGGGGCCTCAGGTGCATTGTGGGGCCTGATTGGGGGCGCCTTCATCCTCGGTTATCGGACCCACGGCTGGAAGAGCATGCTGACGCTCATCATGGGCATCTGGCTCGTGATCAGCTTTTCGCTGGGTTGGTGGAAGCCCGAACATTTCGACAACCCCGTACACATCGGCGGTGCCGTGGCCGGCGCAATCATCGCCGTGGCGTGGCGCCCCGGCCGGGAATCGGAGACGCTGCGCCGAATTTCCACGGGGCTGGTCATTGCGACCGTCGTGGTGTCCAGCATGGCCGTGGTGTACTTCGACTTCAACCGGCCCTTCGCAACGATGGAGGTGGCGCAGCGGCTGGCATTCGCGCAGAGAGCGGTCCACCTCGGCGCCTGCGACGAGGCGTGGGCGGCCGTTCGAACCGCTCGGCGGACGACGCCGCGGGCCCCCGACGTGCTGCAGGCCGTGCAATACGTACGCGCTCATTGTGGGCACGATCCCCATGTCCCGCTCGACGGGAGCGGCGCTTCGCGGTAA
- a CDS encoding ferritin-like domain-containing protein: MDDLTPGYDFGEDRFDLENAEDREIVRFVLSQALYGEATGVFCGKSLYAAGTLEAAKFYVRQAKQELAHLQLFAEIFRLLGITPSPAHWVIRLLAAHNNYYPLKVFMEHAIGEGMVLDIFKDLLLQTLPDEHAHIPLIKKKLRVVCKEEIEHVSWGEKETRRLLTERPWLKTPYYGLFELQMGVLPFMVRAFEKRASNHRVLRHLGPFLEYVRQRVRRQGQELGFVPAKRPGLLFRLWAMLFGIALFLRSQFARSTSKLDKNYLTELGFEGGHTAAVTTTDS; the protein is encoded by the coding sequence GTGGACGACCTCACACCCGGTTACGACTTCGGCGAAGACCGATTCGATCTCGAGAACGCCGAAGACCGCGAAATCGTGCGGTTCGTCCTCTCCCAAGCGCTCTACGGCGAGGCCACGGGCGTCTTCTGCGGAAAGTCGCTCTACGCCGCGGGCACGCTCGAGGCTGCCAAATTCTACGTGCGCCAGGCCAAGCAAGAGCTCGCGCACCTGCAGCTCTTCGCCGAGATCTTTCGCCTGCTCGGCATCACCCCCAGCCCCGCCCACTGGGTCATCCGCCTTCTGGCGGCACACAACAATTACTACCCGCTCAAAGTCTTCATGGAGCACGCCATCGGCGAAGGCATGGTGCTCGACATCTTCAAAGATCTACTGCTGCAAACCTTGCCCGACGAACACGCGCACATTCCTCTCATCAAGAAGAAGCTGCGCGTCGTCTGCAAAGAGGAAATCGAGCACGTCTCCTGGGGCGAAAAGGAAACGCGCCGTCTTCTCACCGAGCGCCCCTGGCTGAAGACGCCGTACTATGGCCTCTTCGAGCTGCAGATGGGCGTGCTGCCCTTCATGGTTCGCGCCTTCGAGAAGCGCGCGTCGAACCACCGCGTCCTTCGTCACCTCGGGCCCTTTCTCGAGTACGTGCGCCAGCGCGTGCGGCGTCAGGGCCAGGAGCTCGGCTTCGTCCCCGCCAAGCGCCCCGGCCTCCTCTTTCGCCTCTGGGCCATGCTCTTCGGCATCGCCCTCTTTTTGCGGAGCCAATTCGCGCGCAGCACCTCGAAGCTCGACAAGAATTACCTCACCGAGCTCGGGTTCGAAGGCGGCCACACCGCCGCCGTCACGACTACGGATTCTTGA
- a CDS encoding sigma 54-interacting transcriptional regulator, producing MARETSKRETNGDEGTWGDAFSRGVIPKSPRVVVLWEGGEAQIAAPLYGSSVTIGRGSTCDLIIQHRSVSRLHARLHAVRDGFVIEDLGSSNGTRVQGEPLERGTRTPVTYGDVVEIGGTLLTFQDAGPIPSELPPPAEPSSPKMLVADPSMSKVMQLAETIAPGPVSVVIHGEMGVGKELVAETIHRLSGRTGGPLLRLDCASLSGELLERELFGYEEGAFSGATKTKIGLLEAANQGTVLLHDVDEMASSTQDQLLQVIESREVTRIGGTAARSIDVRFLAATHRDLAELVKKSRFRAELYSRLNGVTLEVPPLRRRSREILPLFERFVASASYAARKPTPEIAPAAQNWLHQYTWPGNVRELKSVAERAAALSITGIIRVEHLAPTVADTLPMETRVSEPWRSQRTDPSDDVAEKVRILEVLAQCSGNQTRAAQILGISRRTLVNRLDTYNIARPRKGG from the coding sequence GTGGCGCGAGAAACAAGCAAAAGGGAAACGAATGGCGACGAGGGCACCTGGGGCGATGCCTTCTCGCGCGGAGTCATTCCAAAGAGTCCGCGCGTGGTGGTCCTCTGGGAGGGCGGCGAAGCGCAAATCGCCGCTCCGCTTTACGGCTCCTCCGTCACCATCGGCCGCGGCTCGACGTGCGATCTGATCATCCAGCACCGCTCGGTTTCGCGGCTCCACGCCAGGCTTCACGCCGTGCGCGACGGCTTCGTCATCGAAGATCTGGGCAGCTCCAATGGCACGCGCGTCCAAGGCGAGCCACTAGAGCGCGGCACGCGCACGCCGGTGACGTATGGGGACGTCGTCGAGATCGGCGGCACCTTGCTGACGTTCCAAGACGCCGGGCCGATTCCGTCGGAACTTCCGCCGCCGGCCGAGCCTTCGAGCCCGAAGATGCTCGTGGCCGATCCATCCATGTCGAAGGTGATGCAGCTCGCAGAGACGATCGCGCCCGGCCCGGTGAGCGTCGTCATTCATGGGGAGATGGGCGTGGGCAAGGAGCTGGTCGCCGAGACCATCCACCGCCTTTCCGGCCGCACCGGCGGGCCGCTTCTTCGCCTCGACTGCGCATCCCTCTCGGGTGAGCTCCTAGAGCGAGAGCTCTTTGGCTACGAAGAAGGCGCCTTCTCTGGAGCTACCAAGACGAAAATCGGCCTGCTCGAAGCCGCCAACCAAGGCACCGTCCTTCTGCACGACGTCGACGAGATGGCCTCGAGCACGCAGGACCAGCTTCTCCAGGTCATCGAATCACGCGAGGTCACCCGCATCGGCGGCACCGCCGCCCGGTCCATCGACGTACGCTTCCTCGCCGCGACGCATCGCGATTTGGCCGAGTTGGTGAAGAAGTCGCGATTCCGCGCGGAGCTGTATTCCAGGCTGAACGGGGTCACCCTCGAGGTGCCGCCCTTGCGCCGCCGCTCCCGCGAGATTCTGCCGCTGTTCGAGCGCTTCGTCGCCAGCGCCTCCTACGCCGCGCGCAAGCCCACGCCGGAGATCGCCCCCGCCGCACAAAATTGGCTGCATCAGTACACGTGGCCCGGCAACGTGCGCGAGTTGAAGAGCGTCGCCGAACGCGCCGCCGCGCTCTCCATCACGGGCATCATCCGCGTCGAGCACCTCGCCCCCACCGTCGCCGATACCTTGCCCATGGAGACGCGTGTCTCCGAGCCCTGGCGTTCGCAGCGCACCGACCCGAGCGACGACGTCGCCGAGAAAGTGCGCATTCTCGAAGTGCTCGCACAATGCTCGGGGAATCAAACGCGCGCCGCTCAGATATTGGGCATTTCGCGACGCACGCTGGTAAATCGGCTGGATACGTACAATATCGCGAGGCCGCGCAAGGGGGGATAG
- a CDS encoding OmpA family protein has translation MLKSFLTTFTIGALALALIGGGLYGWVRKNRYEKDLSEERAHWTNLEQKLDECTKGREQEKTSREGSERVAAETQSNLEASRTELEELRAEHAEAEKRLAAFKAITEKFRKMIDSGKLAVTVRHGRMIVKLPAGILFPSGSADLSKDGTEAISDVAHVLRQFPDRRFMVAGHTDNVPIGPPSPFKNNLELSTTRALTVTQQLIKAGMNAGRLVAAGYGEYEPATPNVNEASRQENRRIEIVLLPNIAELPAMPGDDAGAPDASAKDMKDGTAKAVKNP, from the coding sequence ATGCTCAAGTCCTTTCTGACGACATTCACCATCGGGGCCCTCGCATTGGCCCTCATCGGCGGCGGCCTTTACGGCTGGGTGCGCAAGAATCGCTACGAGAAAGATCTCTCGGAGGAGCGTGCGCACTGGACCAACCTGGAACAAAAACTCGACGAGTGCACCAAGGGGCGGGAGCAGGAGAAGACCTCGCGCGAGGGTTCGGAGCGGGTGGCGGCCGAGACGCAGTCCAACCTGGAGGCCTCGCGCACGGAGCTCGAGGAGTTGCGCGCCGAGCACGCGGAGGCGGAAAAACGCCTCGCTGCGTTCAAAGCCATCACGGAGAAGTTTCGCAAGATGATCGACAGCGGCAAGCTCGCGGTAACCGTGCGGCATGGACGGATGATCGTGAAGCTTCCTGCGGGCATCCTCTTTCCTTCCGGCAGCGCCGATCTTTCCAAGGATGGCACCGAAGCAATCAGCGACGTCGCGCACGTGTTGCGCCAGTTCCCGGATCGGCGATTCATGGTTGCCGGACACACCGACAACGTGCCCATCGGACCGCCGTCACCCTTCAAGAACAACTTGGAGCTGTCGACGACGCGCGCGCTCACGGTAACGCAACAGCTCATCAAGGCGGGGATGAACGCCGGACGGCTCGTGGCCGCCGGCTACGGTGAGTACGAACCCGCGACCCCCAATGTGAACGAGGCTTCGCGCCAGGAAAACCGTCGCATCGAAATCGTGTTGCTGCCGAACATCGCCGAGCTTCCGGCGATGCCGGGCGACGACGCCGGCGCCCCCGACGCCTCCGCGAAGGACATGAAGGACGGAACGGCGAAGGCCGTCAAGAATCCGTAG
- a CDS encoding AraC family transcriptional regulator translates to MHDRSSDREALARDALSEVLQDLRIANGTYARCGLAGTWGIDFAAQGQARFHFVAAGHCWLRGPKRAWTELYAGDVVLLPHGKGHALASKARARRIPLEKMPIQPIGERTYQMQAGVRGSPTTLVCCSVDFEQPAAHPLLELMPPMLLVRGGGAHDAALSPILEAMAAEVLARRVGAATVMTRLADVVIARVVRAWAESRTEDTRGWLAAIRDPQIGRAIAAIHRKPGEPWTVESLADVAGASRSVFSERFSALMGVPPARYLAQWRMHLASSWLRNDRVTVAEAAMRLGYESEAAFSRAFKRFTGVPPSAMRREPAASLPRWLN, encoded by the coding sequence ATGCATGACCGTTCGTCCGACCGCGAGGCGCTCGCGCGCGATGCGCTGAGCGAGGTGCTGCAGGATCTGCGCATTGCCAATGGGACCTATGCGCGATGCGGGCTTGCGGGCACGTGGGGTATCGACTTTGCGGCGCAGGGGCAGGCGCGGTTTCACTTCGTGGCGGCCGGCCATTGTTGGCTGCGTGGCCCCAAGCGCGCGTGGACGGAGTTGTACGCGGGCGATGTGGTGTTGCTCCCGCACGGAAAGGGGCACGCGCTCGCGTCGAAGGCGCGGGCGCGGCGGATACCGCTCGAAAAGATGCCCATTCAGCCCATTGGCGAGCGGACATACCAGATGCAGGCAGGCGTCCGCGGCTCGCCGACGACCCTCGTGTGCTGCAGTGTCGACTTCGAGCAACCGGCCGCGCATCCGCTCTTGGAGCTCATGCCCCCCATGCTTCTCGTGCGCGGTGGCGGCGCGCACGATGCTGCGCTGTCGCCGATTCTCGAGGCCATGGCCGCGGAGGTGCTCGCGCGGCGCGTCGGGGCGGCCACCGTGATGACCCGTCTCGCGGACGTGGTGATTGCGCGGGTCGTGCGCGCGTGGGCCGAATCGCGCACCGAGGATACGCGCGGATGGCTGGCGGCGATTCGCGATCCGCAGATCGGGCGCGCGATCGCCGCCATTCATCGAAAGCCGGGGGAGCCCTGGACCGTCGAATCGCTGGCCGATGTCGCCGGAGCGTCGCGTTCCGTCTTTTCGGAGCGATTCTCCGCGTTGATGGGGGTGCCGCCGGCGCGCTACCTCGCCCAATGGCGCATGCATCTGGCCAGCAGCTGGTTGCGCAACGACCGTGTGACCGTTGCCGAGGCAGCAATGCGCCTCGGCTACGAATCGGAGGCCGCGTTCAGCCGCGCCTTCAAGCGATTCACCGGGGTGCCGCCCAGCGCCATGCGCCGCGAGCCGGCGGCATCCCTCCCCCGTTGGCTCAACTAG
- a CDS encoding NAD(P)-dependent alcohol dehydrogenase gives MSKSLGYAAQSATSPLGPFSFERRELGARDVQIAILYCGVCHSDLHSVRNEWKGTVYPVVPGHEIVGRVTAVGREVSGFAVGDLAGVGCLVGSCGTCAACKEGLEQYCEAGFVLTYNSPDKDLPGAMTYGGYSDRIVVDQSFVVRVPKSLDPAATAPLLCAGITLYSPLRHWKAGPGKKVGIVGLGGLGHMGVKFAHAFGAHTVLFTTSPSKIEDGKRLGADEVVVSKNADEMAKQAGSFDLIVNTVAVSHDLDPFVGALKRDGTLVLVGAPEHPHPSPNITNLIFKRRSIGGSLIGGLRETQEMLDFCGQHGIVSDVEVIPIQQINEAYERMVRNDVKYRFVIDNASLAR, from the coding sequence GTGAGCAAAAGCCTTGGATACGCAGCACAAAGCGCAACCTCTCCGCTGGGCCCCTTCTCGTTCGAGCGTCGCGAGCTCGGTGCACGGGACGTCCAGATTGCAATTCTCTATTGCGGTGTTTGCCACTCGGACTTGCACAGCGTGCGCAACGAATGGAAAGGCACCGTTTATCCCGTGGTTCCGGGCCATGAAATCGTCGGCCGGGTCACCGCAGTTGGCCGTGAAGTCTCCGGATTTGCCGTTGGCGATCTCGCGGGCGTCGGATGCCTCGTCGGCTCCTGCGGAACCTGCGCCGCATGCAAAGAGGGCCTCGAGCAGTACTGCGAGGCGGGATTCGTCCTGACCTACAACAGCCCGGACAAGGATTTGCCTGGCGCGATGACCTACGGCGGCTACTCGGACCGCATCGTCGTCGACCAGAGCTTCGTCGTGCGCGTTCCGAAGTCGCTCGATCCTGCGGCAACGGCCCCGTTGCTCTGCGCAGGCATCACTTTGTACTCACCGCTCCGCCATTGGAAGGCGGGCCCGGGAAAGAAAGTTGGCATCGTCGGCCTGGGCGGGCTCGGTCACATGGGGGTGAAGTTCGCGCACGCTTTCGGTGCACACACCGTCTTGTTCACCACGTCGCCCAGCAAGATCGAAGACGGCAAACGGCTTGGCGCCGACGAAGTCGTCGTGTCGAAAAACGCGGACGAAATGGCCAAACAAGCGGGCAGCTTCGATCTCATCGTGAACACCGTGGCCGTGTCGCACGACCTCGATCCGTTCGTGGGTGCGTTGAAGCGCGACGGCACCTTGGTCCTGGTGGGCGCACCCGAGCATCCGCACCCGTCGCCCAACATCACGAACCTCATTTTCAAACGGCGCAGCATTGGAGGTTCACTCATCGGCGGCCTCCGCGAGACGCAGGAGATGCTCGATTTCTGTGGCCAGCACGGCATCGTCTCGGACGTCGAAGTGATCCCGATTCAGCAGATCAACGAGGCCTACGAGCGCATGGTCCGCAACGATGTGAAGTACCGCTTCGTCATCGACAACGCGTCGCTCGCTCGCTAG
- a CDS encoding protein kinase → MVEAAFTRGAILGRKYTLGDIIGEGPTGAIFAAEERFRAQRVAIKVARLPASIRTRQFMRDTEAAQAVRSENVIFVYDVGVEDDTPYVVTEWLEGKNLAELAAEYGPFPVGEALGYVLQACNGLQELHTAHVVHRNIKPSNLFLTKAADGGPLVKILDVGLSSTELALEGEHDGALLDALKFASPERLAARPRGGLDARTDVWSLAVTLYVLVAGKFPFDGATATEVREAIAHGAFQKLSELVPETPRELDEVIERALVADLDGRTASIADFAHTLAPFAMPPSVSVEAASPPVVEPPASSASLPDPGEDRTVARTEEAPPAEESARPATEAEASSEPESRAPSVPPDRTAPGATTAVPPPAASSPRATSSTPRRSMLLAAAAVVLLVGFVARLGRSPAATEPAPPPSAPAEPASAQAPETIAPSAPETTAASASATDVHDAGGAAAPAALAPSAPASSVPAPRRSRHR, encoded by the coding sequence ATGGTCGAGGCAGCGTTCACGCGTGGAGCGATCCTCGGCCGCAAGTATACGCTCGGGGACATCATCGGCGAGGGGCCCACGGGAGCCATTTTTGCGGCTGAGGAACGGTTTCGAGCGCAACGGGTCGCCATCAAGGTGGCGCGGTTACCGGCATCGATTCGCACGCGGCAGTTCATGCGCGATACCGAGGCGGCGCAGGCGGTTCGCTCGGAGAATGTCATCTTCGTGTACGACGTTGGTGTCGAAGACGACACGCCCTACGTCGTCACGGAATGGCTCGAGGGGAAAAATCTCGCCGAGCTTGCGGCAGAGTACGGGCCCTTTCCCGTGGGCGAAGCCCTGGGGTACGTGTTGCAGGCGTGCAACGGTCTGCAGGAGTTGCATACGGCGCATGTCGTGCACCGAAACATCAAGCCGTCGAATCTTTTTCTGACGAAGGCGGCCGACGGTGGGCCGCTCGTGAAGATCCTCGATGTCGGGCTTTCCAGCACCGAGCTCGCGCTCGAGGGAGAGCACGACGGTGCGCTTCTCGACGCGCTGAAGTTTGCTTCGCCGGAGCGACTTGCTGCACGTCCGCGGGGCGGGCTCGATGCGCGGACCGACGTGTGGTCTCTCGCCGTCACGCTCTACGTGCTGGTGGCGGGCAAGTTCCCGTTCGATGGCGCCACCGCGACGGAAGTCCGCGAGGCGATCGCACACGGCGCGTTTCAGAAGCTGAGCGAACTCGTTCCCGAGACTCCGCGTGAGCTCGACGAGGTGATCGAGCGCGCCCTGGTTGCGGATCTCGACGGCCGGACCGCGTCGATTGCGGACTTCGCACACACGCTCGCGCCGTTTGCGATGCCGCCGAGCGTCTCCGTGGAAGCGGCGTCCCCGCCGGTGGTCGAGCCTCCCGCTTCTTCCGCTTCCCTCCCCGATCCAGGCGAAGACCGCACTGTTGCACGCACCGAGGAGGCGCCTCCCGCGGAGGAAAGCGCGCGTCCCGCGACGGAGGCCGAGGCGAGCTCGGAGCCCGAATCGCGCGCTCCGTCGGTGCCTCCGGATCGAACGGCACCCGGGGCGACCACGGCCGTGCCGCCGCCCGCGGCTTCCTCGCCGCGGGCCACCTCCTCCACGCCGCGCCGCTCGATGCTCCTCGCCGCGGCCGCCGTCGTTCTTCTCGTCGGATTCGTCGCGCGCCTAGGTCGGTCCCCTGCCGCCACGGAACCGGCACCGCCGCCGAGCGCGCCTGCCGAACCGGCGTCCGCGCAAGCCCCAGAGACAATCGCGCCCTCCGCCCCAGAGACCACCGCCGCCTCTGCCTCCGCGACCGATGTCCACGATGCGGGGGGGGCTGCAGCGCCGGCCGCCCTGGCACCTTCAGCTCCGGCATCTTCCGTTCCGGCGCCGAGGCGTTCTCGTCATCGCTAA